Genomic window (Myxocyprinus asiaticus isolate MX2 ecotype Aquarium Trade chromosome 26, UBuf_Myxa_2, whole genome shotgun sequence):
TGGCCTTTAGCGAGACACTTTGAGGGGGCCCGTCTCTTCAATTGATGTACTGTAAATAACTGTCAATGACAAGTAATCACACAGTGGGGACTAAAATCTACCACATACAATACCAGAAAAGCAAGACACAATGTGACTTTTTGAGTGTAAACTGTTGTCATCATTATCCATGTTATTGAAGTTGCATTGATAAATCTATTAATCCAGAGAAAAATACATCTCTACGTGCCTTGTgaaaagaatgtgaaagaatgCTTGTCAAAAAAAGAAtagtatactgtaaataaaatggaAACACAGTAGCTGGGTGGAAGTATTTAGAATCCATATTCCATTTTGCAATAACCTGTTGCTCTTTTCTGAGGGGTAAATGAGTCATATTTATAAGAagaagcatttatttttgtcacacattatacattctgcacatgtacagtgaaattctttttttttttcacatatcccagcttagctggggtcagacatgatatggcacccctggagaagatagggttaagggccttgctcaagggccaaatggtggcatcttggtggtgctggagcccctgaccttctggtcagtaacccagagccttaacccaCTGAGCCATCACTGCCCcccatttattaaataaaaggtTCTCTGACAAAAAGTatatgtaacgggagccagctggtacgtgctgtgcagtgtgtaaaacctcactcccctggcctcaagacgCGCACTAGCGACtaacactagaggctgtagcctttagcctcctcgtaaGCACATCTGCCTCCCATGCTGAAGATGCCGATTTGAATCCCGTTTGGAGCAGGTCGAACAGGACCAGTTACATAAACTATATTTCTTTCAAACTTTTGTGTAATATTACAACAGACTGCTCTTCAGGGACACACTGTTTGTGTAATACAGAAAGCATTGGATAGGATGTAGATATGCAAAAAGGAAGTTTATTGATTTACACCCTTCAGTTACATATAATTTAAACAATTGTATAATGGGATATCCTGTGTTTGACATGTGGTTCAACTGAAGTCATTTCTGTTTGTGAATGAGTATGTTGCACTTTTGAAACCCTCCCTGCCTTATCACAGTTTAACCCACGGTTCCTATGAGaacttcattttgttttattgatttcaCCACAACAGTAGTTTAAGTTAGGGGTTAATCATTCCCAAGTTTCATATGTGTGTttctatgtttgtgtgtatgactgTGCTACCTTTGAGCACAGTCATACACCTTTGAGAAGCAATATTTTTAGTATTTCTGAGAATTTTCATTAGTATTTCCCAGTGGAGATCAACCCCAGCTGTTAGAGGCTGAGACCCCATTGATGCCCCTCCCTCAGGAAAAGTTCCTCCAGCTGGTCTTCTTGCAGGCCCTTGGGGAAACTCTGTCTATTCAGTCCACAatgtataacatttatatttacagtaaacCGATGACTGAGGTTACAGTTAAATTCATAATCTCATCAATTATTTGATTCCAAATGGATGGTAGAAATGAAAGAAGACGATTTTCATAATACAATCACACTCATTTAGCTTTAAACAGGTAAATTATCAGACAACATAAGTGGATTACAAAAGCAGCTTTTCAGGGTCACGTAAGGAGGCATTGAGTGTGTAATTGCCTAGATATATGCTAATCAGGAGCATAATCTGCAGGAAAAGGGCAAGAGAAAGAGGTTAACACTgttcctctcttctcttctcctttccTCTGCTCCGCTCAACCCATAACTATCAATAGGAATTTTAAAGTGGCTCTTCTAAGGCAACATTTTaagtgtgtttaaacaatggtTCTATTGCTTCTGTTCACTTTTGCACAGAGCAATTATTAACATGGCTGATCTATTACTAAACATcaattatatgtgtgtgtgtgtgtgtgtgtgtgtgtgtgtgtgtgtgtgtgtgtgtgtgtgtgtgtgtgtgtgtgtgtgtgtgtgtgtgtgtgtgtgtgtgtgtgtgtgtgtgtacaggttggaccaaatgtccccacatggatagtaaaacctgagatcgcctacattgtggggactaGCCAGCGGTCCCCgcaagggaaatggcttagtaaacatactaaacgatgtttttttgaaaatgtaaaaatgcaaaaaggtttctgtgagggttaagtttaggggtaggggatagaaattatcattacatCTGTATGAAATCCATAGAAGTCTATGGAAattccccacaatgatataaaacaaaacatgtgtgtgtgtgtgtgtgtgtgtgtgtgtgtgagagagagagagagagagagagagagagagagagagagagagagagagtcaaaaagggggaaaaaaaactgtgtgaCAAATCACTCTCTCCAACTCCAGATAACAAAATCATTACCCCTGGTGTCAAAATGGTTGCTTAATTTGCTGTAATTACCTCCATTTCCTTGTAGGCTAAACAGCACCCTcaatgacacatacagtatacacaaaacatttatttgaggTCACACAACTACATTGGCTGACAACATAAAATAAAGGTTTTCAGTAACAgattccattgtagaaattcactattcacagtctgccatgattactttaatccttGAGGAAAGAGTTAAAAGTAgaagtgtctaataacaggacggttactgagattaagcaaataGCATTCgattggtcatgtgatcctaacatgtcAGCCTCCACAAGGAGACCCtcaaataaaacatcttttaaaaggttactgatatgactggggtctttatctcatgtgagtacTCATGACTTTATAcatgtgtttcaaaattacaattcatttctttaggagtaaaactttttttaatgaggaaaaaaacacctttaatagtgcacctttaataactgTCCTCTATAACACTACTTTGCTTAGCCCATTTGAATGTGTTCATTCACTCAATGCAAAATGTCCCGTTCAACCAATACATTCTTGTCAAGGGAAGTACCAATTTCTTGTGCAGCCAATTATCAACTACTGATACAAGAAATTTAAATTTGCCACCATTTTATTCTAGCATATGCTTTTATATGGCACTTATATGAAGTCTTCATCTCTGCTGCTATCTTTGCTTATGAAGAAGAGAACATCTTCCAAAGTAAAGGCAATACTTATAATAgttttacagtatatatgtagATGCACATACTGTAGACTAACGCAACTGTAACAATCTACTAAtgactttaaataataattagagctattaacatcacaaaacaacaaataactaactttgacaaaaaacaaaaaaaagtaaaaacagcACAATATAGAcagaaaacagctaaataaaaagCCTATAATGCTAACcgaaaaatgtattcatgcagCAATGCATACTAAACtcgcaaatcagcaacatttttcaaaacgaAATAGTTTGTTCAGACAACTTTAATAGGCTAGTTGGACAAGATTagggggaatattgttggtctgaCATAGTGTATTATATGTAGATGTATTGTAATACATTTCTTtgtatccatgttttttttttttttactctccacAAGGGCTTTCTGCAATTATCTCCCCACTCACCTGTTTTCATGTTGCATGTTCTTTTGCCCCAGGCAAATTAAAGGCTACATAAGGGAGGTTATCATCTAACCCTTCGCTCTTTGCTGGAAAAGTTTGAGCCTGCACTTCCTGACTCTTTCctcagtctctctgtctctctgtcactaTAAAGTGATGGGTTTGATTATGTGGTTGTGGGTGGTGGGATTCATTGCTGAGACAGTCAGGGTGTTGAGTGCAGGTCTGTCCTGTGGTCTACGGGCCAGATCTGTCTCAGAGAGCCTGTATAAAGAGGGAGATGTGATAATTGGCGGTCTGTTTCCTGTACACACTGAAGCACCAGAGCCTGAACATGCTTTCACTCAAATGCAGCATGGAGATCGCTGCCAGGGGTGAGCATATAGAgtgagtttttaaaatgtacaaaaaggcATGGCTGTACAGTGACTGTTTAGACAATTGAAATGCCATGGTTATATATACCTGGAAATATCTGGGAAATGTAAAATTGTGATGTCCAGACCAAGTTATggatattaatacaattttaaaaagtcatgtaaatttcTATTGTCGGTATAATGttatacttacatttttaagATCAGCTACAAAATTGTTCTACAGCTTGtttctctttgtgagtgcaatctttCATCTgaaatcatctttaaaaatgtagtgacctgtatgtatatattgcTTTCTCAAGTTTATTATATTTCAATATAAACTATACTCTAAAACATATGTTGAACTGTGAagttgttaccttaaagagctaCTGTATTTGTTTCTGACCTTTAGATGTTTCCACATAGATCATGATTTTTAGGTTACCAgacaaaacatgtttacataGTATATTCTAATATGTTAAGGTTTATCATATTGAGAAACTGTCTATATTCCCGCCATGTGCATCAGTAATCCAGTTCCGCCTCACATTAAAGtgctcacatttatttatttatttttctcaatttgAGATAAAATCTATCTTTATCAGTGGGTTATTTCTGAAGTTCATCAAGGATCTAATTCCTTCTGAAATTAATGCAACATTGTACATTCTCTTTCAGTGTTGACCTTCGTTCATACCGCTGGCTCAAAGCTATGATCTTCACTGTGGAGGAGATTAATCGTGACCCTGTCCTGCTTCCAAATGTTACCCTGGGGTATCTGGTAGCCGACACCTGCCTGGCTGAGGGCACGACCCTCAGTGCTGCTTTAGCTTTGGTAACGGGGCAGGAGGAGACAGTGTTGGGAACAGAGTGCAACGGGGCCCCAGTGGTGCCTGTCATTATCGGAGACGCCCGTTCCTCTGCCTCAATAGTGGTGGCTGACACGCTGGGAGTGTTTGATATCCCCATGGTATAATGTTATACAGTAATCTGTTTTTGACAGCTTATATTTGTACCTCTGTATTGTACGTTTTTATATTCAGAGCAACAAATAACATTAGAAATTCAAGAATTTCCCATTTCAGTGAAATGCATCCTTTTTTAACACAATTACCCCTTATGCAACTCTTGTCTCTGGGGTTTGTCTTTTCAGGTGAGTTACTTCGCCTCTTGTGCCTGTCTCAGTGACAGTCGCAGATTTCACACATTCTTGCGTACTGTACCCAGTGATGCCTTCCAGGCCATGGCCATAGCCCACCTGCTGCGCCTACTGGACTGGACCTGGGTGGGTGTGGTTGCAGGAGATGATGAATATGGCAAAAGCGGCGTGCAGCTGCTCTTAAAAGAGCTGGAGGTTTCAGGGGTCTGTGTGGACTACCTTGAAGTCATTCCAAAGTCACATTCACAGAGCAGAATCAGGCGGATTGTGCAGAGAATTCAGACCTCTACAGCTCGTGTGGTGGTAACCTTTGCCATCGGCCCAGACTTAGAAGTCATATTCAAAGAAATTGTTATGCAGAATGTGACCAACAGGCAGTGGATAGCCACAGAGGCTTGGAGCACTTCCACTCAGTACTCTGACCCAGCGAGCATTCCTCTCCTAGATGGAACCATCGGCTTTGCCCTGCGCAGGGCTGATATTCAGGGTCTTTTGGCTTTTCTTGCCCAGCTGAGCCCTGAGATGCAGCCAAATGAACCATTCGTAAAAGATGTATGGGAAGAAATTTTTGGGTGCTCGCTGGCACAGGACTGGCAGCCTTCATTTAAAAGACCAAAGTGCACAGGCTCAGAGGATGTGGTGAAGCATGGGCGCATCTACACAGATGTCTCACAGCTGAGAGTCACTTACAATGTGTATAAGGCTGTATATGCTATTGCCAATGCTATTCAGAACATGATGGCCTGTCAGCCTGGTAGAGGGCCAtttgaaaatggaaaatgtcCTGATGTGACCCGAATAAAGCCCAGAGAGGTACAGATGCGAGATCTTagaacattaattaaaaaatgtatatccatttatttgttttatttatttatttgtttttatttatttatttgtgttcattAAACCAACTTTTGCTGGAAGTCATAAATAGGCATATATCTGCAAAATTAACAGTCTTTGTTTTGAACAGCTACTGCACTACTTATATGCAGTAAACTTCACAACACCAGTGGGTGAGCTGGTCTATTTTGAAGATAACGGAGAGCCATCTGCCTCTTATGACATTATGAACTGGCATGTAGATGAAAGCAGAGCAGTGAATTTTGTCCAGGTGGGACAGTTTGATGCAGCCAAAGGACCAGGCCAGGAGCTGAACATAAACCTTGAACGAGTGGTTTGGGGTGGGGGCTGGACTGACCAGGTTAAAGTTcagtcttatttatttatttgtttatttttcattttatattttatagaaaATATCTTGCTACATAAATGCAAATACAATCAGAGATCAAGGTGCTCAATCAcacaatcataatttttttaattgtaacatttctcaaaataagtgtaaaatatgtaaaatatttatatagaCACAATGTTGCTctgttattgtttattattattattattattattgttgtgttCTCTGAGGTGCCAACAGGGCTCTCTTTCCATGTAGAGATAGAGGGGGTGAAATCAGAAGGCGAGcaataaaagaacaatttcaataGCATAAATTTCCTCCCATATGAAAACAGTCTATGTGTGGTGTTACTTGCTTTGGACTCACTCTTAGATTATGTACTCTGACTGAAAGTGTAAGTTTGTGAGTATATATTTATCACATGCATTGACCTTGTTTTGTAATCAAAATTTCAGTACACATGCACTAAAATGTGGATGCATAAACATGTGGGTGTAGGTTGTAATGTCTCAGTATGGGTCACAGATAAAATCTTTTAATAGGCAGACTCCTGCTGACAGGGGAGAGATATGCCACAGGGACAAGTCTATGATTGTGTATGAGTGTGCATGTGTCTTTGATAGAAAAAGAGAAACGACTCACCACATCCATCATGTGTGTAATAAAGCAATTTCATTCTTTCTGTTCTCCTTTAGGTACTTGTTGTACTGACAGATATTGTGTTGTTAGAGGGTTGCTGTGAGGTTGATGGAGTTTTCTTCCTCTATAATTCAGGTgcctgtgtctgtgtgcagtgcaAGCTGTCCCGCAGGCACCAGGAAGGCTGTAAAGAAAGGAAAACCAGTCTGTTGTTTCGACTGCCTCCCTTGTGCAGTAGGGGAAATCAGTAATGTGACAGGTATTAAAAACCCTTGATAAATTTTGTTAGTAAATAAGACATGATTGCATGATCATTTTCAACCATTTCAACCTTTTACATGGTGCAAGTCACCAAACACATTACACATACAGTTTACTAgatttcatttaaatttataattaatattaataatattattattaataactgacAACACTTACACATATACAAGTCATAATTAATACTTTATAGGTTTATAAGCAAAGAAAGCAAAgtcaaaatgttttcacatttttctgGAAGGTGCTCACTGAtctagatgaaaaaaaaatgtttaaaacgtAAAACCCACCATTATCATGTGTCACATCTCCATCTGTGCCATAATATTCCTTAGACTCTACAGAGTGTATGAAATGTCCGGAGCGGTTCTGGTCAAACATTGAGAGGACAAGGTGCATCCCAAAGGTTGTGGAGTTTCTGTCCTTGCAAGATACTATGGGAATTGTGCTTACAGTTTTATCTGTCACTGGGGCAACACTGACTACAACTGTTCTAGCTGCCTTTTTTCATCACCGTGACTCACCCCTCGTGCGAGCCAACAACTCAGAGCTGAGCTTCCTGCTGTTGGTATCACTCACACTCTGTTTCCTGTGTGCATTAGTTTTCATTGGCCGGCCTGCGCCGTGGAATTGCATGCTACGTCACACCCTGTTTGGAGTAAGCTTTGTGATTTGCATCGCCTGCGTCCTCAGTAAGACTGTGGTGGTGCTGGTGGCTTTTCGGGCCACTCTGCCTGGATCGAACCTGATGCAATACTTTGGGCCTATCCAGCAGAGGGCAGGCATCTTCCTTTGCACACTGATTCAGTTTGTCATTTGTTTGCTGTGGCTCTTGCTGGCTCCTCCCCTGCCCACAGAAAGTGCAGGAGGTGAGCTTGGTGCTCAGGTGATCCTCCAGTGCACGGTAGGATCTGTAGTGGGGTTTGTACTGGTGCTGGGTTATATCGGCCTGCTAGCAGTGGTCTGCTTCTTGCTGGCTTTCTTTGCTCGGAAGCTCCCAGACAATTTCAATGAGGCAAAATTCATTACTTTCAGCATGTTGATCTTCTGTGCTGTGTGGATTGCATTTGTTCCAGCATATGTCAGCTCACCAGGGAAGTACACAGTGGCTGTGGAGATTTTTGCCATTCTAGCCTCCAGTTACGGCCTGCTGCTTTGTATTTTCACTCCAAAGTGTTATATAATTATGCTTAGACCTGAAAAAAATACGAAAAAGAACATGATGGCCAGATgtgggtaaaaaataaaaaataaaacaaaataaataaaaaaaaaaattacagaattttgtGAGAAGATTGCATTTTTCATGAAGATAATATCTATTTATATGTAGAAATCATTTTAAGATTATATAAATGCATTAGTTTTATTTCAAAGCAAAGGGAAGTGGTGATGGGATCCTTCTAAATGTGATAGATGCTTTGTTTGTATAAGGTTTATTTCATTGAACTGTGTCTCAGTAAacaacatgaaataaataaacagaaaaaaaatgattTCCAGGTTTCATTCCTGACCCTGCCTAATCCCCACAGTGTGTACTAAGGAGAAAACACTAAGGTCTATTGCAGTTCATGGGCTCATAAACCATTCCCCCTCTATTCACTATCACCCAAACTCTTAACTCAAACACAGGACATACAATTCTGGTTCACATGCACTAACCACCTTCACAAAGCATTCCCCATTCAAATACACTTCAGATAAATATCAGGGTTATCAGGAGTCACTCTGGTCCAGAGACCCCTACAAATATTAGAGAGCTTGTCAAGCTGTAAATCATCCCGAATTGTCCCATTGTGGAACCTGGGTTCCATAACTCGGATGGGAGAAAGTAGGGTGGGAGATCTTCACTGAAAGAGGATAAAAGAAGGGTAAAAGCCATTCATGAGGATCCagaatgtgattaaaatggttgcaaatgccacaataaatcaataaataaattgacaataATGTACAATCTATTTTTCTGCAATGCTATTCAGGAATTTCATGAGCCACACAGAGTGAAGAATTTCAAAATCATTAATAATTTTGAAAGGACTGTAATTAAAAgccatataaatatttatatactgtgtgtatacacTATATATGTTCcatgaacagggttgggagggttactttttaaatgtattccactacagattacagaatacatgctgtacaatgtcatttgtaacatattccattagattactcaaggtcagtaacgtattctaaatactttggattatttcttcagcactggtagatttttttcacttgttttgactataaaaactctgccagtacagtaagacaaaatacacatgttaaaaaaacattctctgaaaaacctaaatatcttatgcagtgttgtttctaaaacaattgATCTTGAttttaattgatcttgttttaaggatttttagatatttttacaggaaaacaatacaaaaattattacgATTTTAGCCCtaacatcaaaggtcttactagaaaaaaagaaattatgatccaacgtgaattttcttgataaaaaatatgatcgtgcctggtaacatatgcatgtaaaatggctagaaatagcattttagcttagcgtaaagctgacaatttacacaaggtttatttctatttcttctgctctaaacttatttcaaacttacttctctgtctgctcgtatgaatgtaacacatattaagaaagtgtttcaccgctgttcaaatgcactttggatcgcatcatatgtataaatgttttccatctgaaaggactaaatattaaatgaaacaaatgacaataaaatgcaaagtaatctcttcagtaatcaaaatactttttgaatgtaactgtattctaaataccaattatttaaattgtaactgtagtggaatacagttacttatattttgtattttaaatacgtattcccgttacatgttttccgttactccccaaccctgtccatgagtactgatgtctcagaaaatcagcactcggatgcttcactgtttgtatcactccgcttgtgttcgtggtgttctaaactaaagtgtaagatcatcacagatgtgtaaAAGAGCAATGTGTGTCTTTTAATTTTTATGTGTGACATTAAAGACTTTAGCCAGTGGTTtagacaaaagaccatttttgtgtgtaatatgagtcaGTTGAGGTGAGGTGcgagtcagcatcagtcagtgtttttaTTCATCTACACTCCATGATTGCTGGGATTACTACTGCAatactaaagctgggaaatagctttaaacggctttaaactaacaacttcagcatgaAGCGATTCAGCACTTACTTCTTGCCGGAGTtttcacattggagaggacatactgttcaaaatggcagaggagattgcggtttcaaTAGATaatgactcttgtgcaccggctgccgcgaaatagggaggaatacccctgctctGATGGTTATTTTTCCACAgggaaaataggatgcatttgaacaaattgacattatcttcagaaagacACACTGCAGCATCTCTGCTTTAGAGTCACGACTAACTCAGGTAAtcgcacatgctctctctctctctctctctctctctctctctctctctctctctctctctctctctcactctcaaacacacacacatccttgtttctccaataacttgttagaaacagctcaAGTCGTATTACTAGTTCTAaaatgatgtttttgagaggcttagACACATCATTTgctttgaaccagcaatggcatattctgatccatcgcgtaagaaagtagttccatgcgcaaatgcgttttttgtgaccatactcagtttttcctcattttttaaaatatacttgttcattgaactgttgtataagcaatatcacacgagcaagagtgtgatatggccctacatcagcactgctgtgattcggccacaggccgagtgccgtagatTTGGCAAAAGATGAAACATAGGTGGACATATCTGAATATTCAAAGTTTCATTGTAAATATATTTCTGTGATTTATCTATCTTAAAAGGAAAGCAATTCTCTCTGGATTGTGAACACTTAGTTCTTTACTGGATCAAGATTATTAATTCGGTGTAATTAGTCTCTATATTTTGCCTCTTAATTTTCTCACAACCCATTATTGTTAATTTCCACTGACATTTAGAAAGCTGGAGTGGTTGCATAACACCCTTAAACTGTTAAAAAATGCCTCTTTAATAATACAATAAGATAAAAGTGATTGTTTTGTAACTGTTAATGGCACGCAAgatttacagaaatgaaaagcatTCCCGTTACCCTGAAAGAACAATGCGCTTTCTCCttccttttttgtctttttctgtgtagctgtctgtctgtttgtctcatTGAGTATTGTTGAGCTAAAGTGATCAGGAGAGTGCTTCAGGGTGATGAGGTCCAGAGACACATACTAATCATCAGGTGTTGAAAGTGATgctgttgccatggcgacacaTGGGGCCGAAGGGcttatttgaacattttgttcTTTACTGTAAACATGGGTTTTCAAGCAAAGTTAAAAAAGGGTTGGTAACAACTATTACATCATGTACTCTTATTAATATtaacacatgtgtgtgtgtg
Coding sequences:
- the LOC127416998 gene encoding extracellular calcium-sensing receptor-like — encoded protein: MGLIMWLWVVGFIAETVRVLSAGLSCGLRARSVSESLYKEGDVIIGGLFPVHTEAPEPEHAFTQMQHGDRCQGVDLRSYRWLKAMIFTVEEINRDPVLLPNVTLGYLVADTCLAEGTTLSAALALVTGQEETVLGTECNGAPVVPVIIGDARSSASIVVADTLGVFDIPMVSYFASCACLSDSRRFHTFLRTVPSDAFQAMAIAHLLRLLDWTWVGVVAGDDEYGKSGVQLLLKELEVSGVCVDYLEVIPKSHSQSRIRRIVQRIQTSTARVVVTFAIGPDLEVIFKEIVMQNVTNRQWIATEAWSTSTQYSDPASIPLLDGTIGFALRRADIQGLLAFLAQLSPEMQPNEPFVKDVWEEIFGCSLAQDWQPSFKRPKCTGSEDVVKHGRIYTDVSQLRVTYNVYKAVYAIANAIQNMMACQPGRGPFENGKCPDVTRIKPRELLHYLYAVNFTTPVGELVYFEDNGEPSASYDIMNWHVDESRAVNFVQVGQFDAAKGPGQELNINLERVVWGGGWTDQVPVSVCSASCPAGTRKAVKKGKPVCCFDCLPCAVGEISNVTDSTECMKCPERFWSNIERTRCIPKVVEFLSLQDTMGIVLTVLSVTGATLTTTVLAAFFHHRDSPLVRANNSELSFLLLVSLTLCFLCALVFIGRPAPWNCMLRHTLFGVSFVICIACVLSKTVVVLVAFRATLPGSNLMQYFGPIQQRAGIFLCTLIQFVICLLWLLLAPPLPTESAGGELGAQVILQCTVGSVVGFVLVLGYIGLLAVVCFLLAFFARKLPDNFNEAKFITFSMLIFCAVWIAFVPAYVSSPGKYTVAVEIFAILASSYGLLLCIFTPKCYIIMLRPEKNTKKNMMARCG